A window from Dehalobacter sp. DCA encodes these proteins:
- a CDS encoding DedA family protein — MEFITSLIDIVLHIDKYLDMLVQTYGVWAYLIIFLIIFCETGLVVTPFLPGDSLLFVIGALGATGAMDIKFAFILLLIAAIAGNTQNYFIGRFFGQKAFNWKDNRLFKKKYLIQTHGFYEKHGGKTIFISRFLPIIRTFAPFVGGISNMRLWKFMLYNICGALAWISLFMMGGYYFGNIPTVEQNFSLIIFAIIFITVLPSVIFALRQKFSS, encoded by the coding sequence ATGGAATTTATTACGAGTTTGATTGATATTGTCTTACATATTGACAAATACCTGGATATGTTGGTCCAAACGTACGGTGTCTGGGCGTATCTGATTATCTTTTTAATCATTTTTTGTGAAACCGGACTTGTTGTAACACCGTTTCTGCCGGGGGATTCTTTGCTTTTTGTCATCGGGGCTCTGGGAGCAACAGGGGCGATGGATATTAAATTTGCTTTTATCTTACTGCTTATTGCGGCAATCGCAGGAAATACGCAGAATTATTTTATTGGAAGATTTTTTGGACAGAAAGCCTTCAATTGGAAAGACAACAGACTCTTTAAAAAGAAATATCTCATTCAAACTCATGGTTTTTATGAAAAACATGGCGGGAAAACGATTTTTATTTCACGGTTTTTACCAATTATCCGGACATTTGCACCATTTGTCGGAGGGATCAGCAACATGAGGCTGTGGAAGTTCATGCTCTACAATATATGTGGGGCTTTGGCCTGGATTTCACTTTTTATGATGGGCGGATATTATTTTGGGAACATTCCGACAGTCGAACAGAACTTTTCATTAATCATTTTTGCGATTATTTTCATCACTGTTTTACCAAGTGTCATTTTTGCTCTTCGCCAAAAGTTTTCGTCGTAA
- a CDS encoding spore coat protein, which translates to MQLSQKEKMLLEDLKSHEQMFAQKCSEFANQAQDPQLKQLFQNMAQHEQQHVQKIDQSLSQTSGTSGQLQGMTGQKDSMLCHDMLSTEKYLSGAYNTVIFEIQDTSLRQDLNSIQSEKQRQGEEIFRYMQNKGMYTVH; encoded by the coding sequence ATGCAATTAAGCCAGAAAGAAAAAATGCTTTTAGAGGACCTGAAAAGCCACGAGCAAATGTTTGCTCAAAAATGCAGTGAATTTGCCAATCAAGCTCAAGATCCGCAACTCAAACAACTCTTTCAGAACATGGCGCAGCATGAACAGCAGCATGTCCAAAAAATCGATCAAAGTTTGAGCCAAACTTCCGGAACATCAGGCCAGCTTCAGGGCATGACGGGTCAAAAAGATTCGATGCTTTGCCATGATATGCTCTCAACAGAAAAATATCTCTCTGGGGCCTATAATACAGTAATTTTTGAAATCCAGGATACCTCCCTCCGTCAGGACCTGAATAGTATACAGAGTGAAAAGCAAAGGCAGGGGGAAGAAATCTTCAGGTATATGCAAAATAAAGGAATGTATACGGTTCACTAA
- a CDS encoding YkvA family protein — protein MADNIKEIEQYEDAEIIVEPQEMERWQNKAKDYVDNPVKTENLLTEALKKADNNKNRDVIQNIWDKIQLLFSLLKDWLNGDYRTISKTAIISVIAGLIYFVSPVDLVPDWIAALGLVDDAAVLALIFNQLDKELTKYKKWKSLEF, from the coding sequence ATGGCTGATAATATTAAGGAAATTGAACAATACGAAGATGCAGAGATCATAGTTGAGCCACAGGAGATGGAGCGCTGGCAGAACAAGGCTAAAGACTATGTGGACAACCCTGTAAAGACGGAAAATTTGCTTACTGAAGCCCTGAAAAAAGCGGATAACAATAAAAACCGCGATGTAATCCAGAATATCTGGGATAAAATTCAGTTGCTCTTTTCTTTATTAAAAGACTGGTTAAACGGTGATTACAGAACGATCTCCAAAACGGCCATAATTTCTGTAATTGCCGGACTTATCTATTTCGTATCCCCTGTTGATCTTGTTCCTGATTGGATTGCTGCACTGGGGCTAGTCGATGATGCTGCTGTTCTTGCGCTAATATTCAACCAGTTAGACAAGGAATTGACCAAGTATAAAAAATGGAAAAGCCTTGAGTTCTAA
- a CDS encoding spore coat protein has translation MMQLTSKERSLLEDSKSHEELCIKKYNNYAGQAQDLQLQQLFQSLAQKEQEHLTSLNQILSGGIPNIQQGQQGQQQQQPQFMTSGMGQAGMVNQQDADLCQDMLSTEKHIASTYNTAIFEFRDTNIRKVLNHIQTEEQQHGESIYNYMQSKGMYQVH, from the coding sequence ATGATGCAGCTTACAAGTAAAGAAAGATCTTTATTGGAAGATTCCAAGAGCCATGAAGAACTGTGTATTAAGAAGTACAATAACTATGCCGGTCAGGCCCAGGATCTGCAGCTTCAACAGTTGTTTCAGAGCCTGGCGCAAAAAGAGCAGGAGCATCTAACAAGCCTTAACCAGATTTTAAGCGGCGGGATACCGAATATCCAACAGGGCCAACAGGGCCAACAGCAGCAACAGCCCCAGTTTATGACGTCCGGTATGGGACAGGCCGGAATGGTCAATCAGCAGGATGCCGATCTTTGTCAGGATATGCTTTCAACGGAAAAACATATTGCTTCGACGTACAATACGGCCATTTTTGAATTCAGAGACACCAACATCCGCAAAGTATTAAATCATATCCAGACAGAAGAGCAGCAGCATGGCGAATCTATTTATAACTATATGCAAAGCAAAGGGATGTATCAGGTCCATTGA
- a CDS encoding manganese catalase family protein, whose protein sequence is MFKHDKQLLKDVRVDGPNPNYASLMLDQLGGPHGELKAALQYLSQSYRIKDEKIKDLFMDIASEELSHMEMVAQTVNLLNGHTLEAMNTSVGTVESHVIGGLAPMLTNASGYPWTGAYIECTGDLAADLLSDISAETRAKVVYEYLYRQINDKGVRETIDFLLNREEAHNTLFREAFNMLQNTGSLQDWGVTQDSKVYFDLSTPGKYFNELKDPQAPRFNTPDQPH, encoded by the coding sequence TTGTTCAAACATGATAAGCAGCTGCTGAAAGATGTACGCGTCGACGGTCCTAACCCAAATTATGCATCTTTAATGTTAGATCAATTAGGCGGACCGCATGGTGAGCTCAAAGCAGCTTTACAGTATCTGTCTCAGAGTTATCGCATCAAAGATGAAAAGATTAAGGATCTTTTCATGGATATTGCTTCAGAAGAATTAAGTCATATGGAAATGGTCGCCCAGACAGTCAATCTATTAAATGGCCACACGCTTGAAGCCATGAATACTTCTGTTGGCACCGTGGAATCACATGTCATCGGCGGACTTGCCCCCATGTTAACCAATGCTTCAGGCTATCCCTGGACCGGAGCATATATCGAGTGTACCGGCGATCTCGCTGCGGATCTACTGTCAGATATATCGGCTGAAACAAGGGCAAAAGTAGTTTATGAATATCTCTACCGGCAGATTAACGATAAAGGGGTAAGAGAAACGATTGACTTCCTTTTGAATAGGGAAGAAGCACATAATACACTTTTCCGGGAAGCATTCAATATGCTCCAGAATACAGGCTCACTCCAAGACTGGGGAGTTACTCAGGATTCCAAGGTATACTTTGATCTCTCAACACCTGGAAAGTACTTCAATGAACTTAAAGACCCCCAAGCGCCAAGATTCAATACTCCTGATCAACCCCACTAA
- a CDS encoding IS1634 family transposase, whose translation MYVAITGSGKARVIQFREDTRIPGTTKKKTHVVKTIGNYERMLAEDPDIIAKLKAEAAELTRAKKETNAPLALSVTVMDITSPQDVVPSFRFGHALIKQLWSTMGLDAFFLANCGKRNATAVGQALFYLVAHRCADPCSIHASALEQNSYAGILSLGIDVLYDVLDVLSQQKEAIISHLADFFEKKTSRSGPEAYYDVTTYAFESTRWGELRMFGFSKDHKNNEVQVVMGLLLDNNGIPITYELFPGNTMDQCTLTRSVEKLKSLYRLEKITVVADRGLNSGSNLEYLCKGGHDFVISYTLKRSPDSFKELVWNDEGWQDSVDLATGEITSRSKIVEQILEVKVPIDQDEESAEKKKRGRPRKYTIEKIPVKIHLTWSAKRANKDRSDRERVLEKLKKRLDKPYQLKAAVKRGCNQFLQMELDTEDWKLDEAKIEQAARYDGYYAVITNNLNLSTDEVSKIYGGLWKIEESFRILKTDLRARPVFVWNDEHIKGHFAMCFIALCILRYAQYLLEQSMGKSVSAAQIMEAIQDPLALVQGEYPNNIVTPTQVSQTYLDLASILKLTPLKTNMTLTKFRSCTKLDLTINLK comes from the coding sequence ATGTACGTTGCCATAACAGGCTCGGGCAAGGCCCGGGTCATACAGTTTAGAGAAGATACCCGTATTCCGGGAACAACGAAGAAAAAGACGCATGTCGTGAAGACGATTGGTAACTATGAACGAATGCTCGCTGAGGATCCGGACATTATTGCCAAGCTTAAGGCTGAAGCAGCTGAACTGACAAGGGCAAAGAAGGAAACGAACGCTCCTCTCGCTTTAAGCGTTACCGTTATGGACATCACATCACCTCAGGATGTTGTTCCTTCCTTCAGGTTCGGTCATGCGCTAATCAAACAGCTTTGGAGCACTATGGGGTTAGACGCCTTTTTTCTTGCTAATTGCGGAAAGCGCAATGCTACAGCTGTTGGACAAGCTCTATTCTACCTTGTCGCCCATCGCTGCGCAGATCCTTGCAGTATCCATGCGAGTGCATTGGAACAGAATTCCTATGCGGGTATCCTTTCTCTTGGGATCGATGTCCTTTACGATGTTCTTGATGTACTCTCCCAGCAGAAAGAGGCCATCATAAGCCACCTTGCTGACTTCTTTGAAAAGAAAACCAGCCGCAGTGGTCCTGAAGCATACTATGACGTCACAACGTACGCTTTTGAGAGCACCCGCTGGGGCGAATTACGAATGTTTGGCTTCTCGAAGGATCACAAAAATAACGAAGTTCAGGTGGTCATGGGGCTGCTTTTGGACAACAACGGCATACCCATAACGTATGAACTTTTTCCAGGCAACACGATGGATCAGTGTACTCTGACCCGATCGGTAGAGAAGCTTAAGAGTCTGTACAGGCTGGAAAAGATCACGGTGGTTGCCGACAGAGGACTCAACAGCGGCAGCAATCTTGAGTACCTCTGCAAGGGTGGGCACGACTTCGTCATCAGCTATACTTTAAAGCGTTCTCCTGACTCCTTTAAGGAACTTGTATGGAACGACGAAGGATGGCAAGATAGTGTGGACCTTGCCACAGGGGAGATAACCTCTCGTTCCAAGATCGTAGAGCAAATACTGGAGGTCAAGGTTCCCATAGATCAGGATGAGGAAAGTGCTGAAAAGAAAAAAAGAGGAAGGCCCAGGAAGTACACTATTGAAAAAATTCCCGTAAAGATACACTTAACCTGGTCGGCCAAACGGGCTAACAAAGACAGATCCGACAGGGAACGCGTACTAGAGAAGCTCAAGAAACGCCTTGACAAACCCTATCAGCTTAAGGCTGCAGTAAAACGGGGTTGCAATCAGTTTTTGCAGATGGAGCTTGACACAGAAGATTGGAAGCTGGATGAAGCAAAAATTGAGCAAGCCGCCCGCTATGATGGGTATTATGCGGTCATTACCAACAACCTGAACTTGAGCACAGATGAGGTTTCCAAGATATACGGAGGACTATGGAAGATCGAAGAGAGTTTTAGAATACTTAAGACTGACCTTAGAGCACGACCGGTTTTCGTATGGAATGACGAACATATTAAGGGGCACTTTGCCATGTGTTTCATCGCGTTATGCATACTCCGTTATGCACAGTACTTACTCGAACAATCAATGGGCAAGAGCGTTTCGGCCGCGCAAATCATGGAAGCAATACAGGACCCCCTTGCA
- a CDS encoding Rid family hydrolase, protein MMDTLRTKENQPGHNGEDDNYLFFSSLELIDYFVNNLADKDIRTQTKRILEMARVLMRKKDFKLEDIYSVLIMVRNIGLGSQIDEVFSLYFKEGNYPIRVFIQIADLESTADVELEFSAYRGQKKYINNGKLFLSEGPFSQGVIIENYYHGSAIQPFSPLDQRLIDGDFKQAVRQCLENLKNTLESAGSSLNRVYSFMVYLKDLNALPEVEEIVGQYISNQGEILQDAIKIEQFKGNHNIEIACSAYLC, encoded by the coding sequence ATGATGGATACACTTCGGACTAAAGAAAATCAGCCCGGGCATAATGGTGAAGACGATAACTATCTATTTTTTTCCAGCCTGGAGCTCATTGACTATTTTGTTAATAACTTAGCAGATAAAGATATCAGAACTCAAACGAAAAGAATACTTGAAATGGCCAGAGTTCTTATGAGAAAAAAAGATTTTAAGCTGGAAGATATTTATTCAGTACTCATTATGGTTAGAAATATCGGACTTGGTTCCCAGATTGATGAAGTCTTTTCTTTATATTTTAAAGAAGGAAATTACCCTATCCGGGTTTTTATTCAAATTGCAGATTTAGAAAGCACAGCCGATGTTGAACTGGAATTTTCAGCCTACCGAGGTCAAAAAAAATATATCAATAACGGAAAGCTTTTTCTGTCTGAAGGGCCTTTCTCACAAGGGGTTATCATAGAAAATTATTATCACGGTTCTGCTATACAGCCCTTTTCTCCACTTGACCAAAGGCTTATTGATGGTGACTTCAAGCAGGCTGTCAGGCAGTGCTTGGAGAACCTGAAGAATACGCTGGAGTCGGCAGGGAGCAGTTTAAATCGGGTTTATTCTTTTATGGTTTATTTAAAAGATTTGAATGCACTTCCCGAGGTTGAAGAGATCGTCGGACAGTATATCTCTAATCAGGGTGAAATACTCCAAGACGCAATAAAGATTGAGCAGTTTAAGGGCAATCATAATATCGAAATTGCTTGTTCTGCTTATTTGTGCTAA